In Aestuariibaculum lutulentum, one DNA window encodes the following:
- a CDS encoding Lrp/AsnC family transcriptional regulator, producing MKAKNRTITIDGIDKKILRALTTDARTPILEIARNVGISGAAIHQRLRKLEKAKLISGSKFILNSKVLGYNTLAFVGIYLDHATNNEFIVKALKRIPEVLECHYTTGGYNIFIKLLCLDNAHLMHLLNNSIQTIPGVLRTESMISLDQQIDRQIQI from the coding sequence ATGAAAGCAAAAAACAGAACCATTACTATTGACGGTATCGATAAAAAAATTTTAAGAGCTTTAACTACCGATGCCCGAACACCTATTTTAGAAATTGCACGAAATGTAGGCATTTCTGGAGCCGCTATTCATCAACGGTTACGAAAGTTAGAAAAAGCAAAACTTATTTCAGGTTCAAAGTTTATCCTTAACTCAAAAGTTTTAGGCTATAATACCCTTGCTTTTGTGGGTATTTATTTAGACCATGCAACTAATAATGAGTTTATTGTAAAAGCCTTAAAACGCATTCCTGAAGTTTTGGAATGTCATTACACAACCGGAGGGTATAACATTTTTATAAAGCTACTATGCCTTGACAATGCACACCTGATGCATTTATTAAACAACAGCATACAAACCATCCCTGGAGTTTTAAGAACCGAATCCATGATTTCACTCGACCAACAAATAGACCGACAAATACAAATTTAA